A stretch of Pseudoprevotella muciniphila DNA encodes these proteins:
- a CDS encoding glycosyl hydrolase family 95 catalytic domain-containing protein translates to MKKYLLLLVLVLSVSLLKAAPTVPTFTTAGDTTWYFIKFTQGGNYLASRKTNGSVLNTASAGATVDSMKWCVIGTTSSFRLYSKTGYYAAYNSSSDRYVTSTSAYNLKMTTTSQNADSWDISPVSDNTNAMNQWGGTGKGVPIGGWNTNDVNDALKFIKATPELPTFSTSSNPVYYFLQFPRQGTFFTDAGSGNLVTKSGNVYNDNQYKWRLEGGKSSFKLVSATGNYLYINNGWAYTTNTANNATTFSLRESTNADYFLSSWQIYNGSGALNNWSGGSDARIGVWNSDTDPGNCVKFTEVSQMDFPEYRTESSSTYSPEQPLSLWYTTPPNLAVTSVDLWKEYALPLGNGQLGATFFGNVKKERIQFNEKTLWQGSNTSYSGSNDYVNFGDLYIANLDNNAFDDSYSKSSTDYYRVLDLKEATGKVHFASATTGQTYDRQYFVSNPDNVIVLKLSSSGSQNYRLTLVPGQSVTSTYNVSNGTATMAFSGNLKTVSYSAYAKVVSEGATFTNGGTYIDISSPNDIYIFLAGGTNFSNDRASESIYTSGSLTQVTTAVQNRVNTASAKSWTTLYNSHVADFKNFFDRVNFSIDGAVNDEPTNTMIDNYNSYKTGNLPRATMLEQLYFAYGRYLEISSSRGVDLPNNLQGIWNHSNTPPWGSDIHANINVQMNYWPAEPTNLSEMHLPFLNYIIKMANSPEWKSNITDPQVVKSISYTPTRGWTCFTENNIFGGEGGFAHYYCIANAWYVTHLWQHYRYTMDTNFLAEAFPAMLSATQFWIDRLKLASDGTYVCPQEYSPEQGPYEDGVAHAQQLVRELFENTLAADSILGTQSTMNSTDRAALKERLSKLDLGLHTETYSGNWGTGNLAANSTILREWKYSAYTAGSNGHRHPSHLMCLYPFSQVEPGSPLYDAAVNSLRLRGDGATGWSMGWKVNLWARALDGDHARTILGNALSHCNGSTSGVFYNLFDVHSPNYFQIDGNFGSCSGIGEMIMQGATDTIRILPALPTAWASGSMTGMKAAGNFEVNTAWQNNAPTEVTVKSVVGSPLNLKYDNIGNMKIYVNDVKQVKGVGFTTIGDNVIHFNSTTPNSTIKVVFEEDTATLIGDADISGNVDVADVVASVNYILGNVPSVFSTDNANTVADTDIDVADLVMIVEIILGNYDPYASDLPADSGSETDGGVDDNGAGGWAPKMKI, encoded by the coding sequence ATGAAAAAATACTTACTTCTTTTGGTTTTGGTACTAAGCGTTTCTTTACTGAAAGCAGCGCCAACTGTGCCGACTTTTACCACAGCAGGTGATACCACTTGGTATTTCATCAAGTTTACTCAAGGTGGCAATTATTTGGCATCGCGTAAGACCAATGGCAGTGTGCTTAATACTGCCAGCGCAGGAGCAACTGTGGACAGTATGAAATGGTGTGTCATAGGCACAACAAGCAGTTTCCGCCTGTATAGCAAAACGGGTTACTATGCTGCCTACAATTCATCTTCAGACCGCTATGTGACATCCACTTCAGCCTATAATCTGAAGATGACCACCACTAGTCAGAATGCCGATTCATGGGATATAAGTCCTGTTTCCGACAATACGAATGCCATGAACCAATGGGGTGGGACAGGCAAAGGTGTACCTATTGGCGGTTGGAACACGAACGACGTCAACGATGCACTAAAATTTATCAAGGCAACACCCGAATTGCCCACTTTCAGCACATCTTCCAATCCTGTTTATTATTTTCTCCAATTTCCCAGGCAAGGAACGTTCTTTACGGATGCAGGAAGCGGAAATCTGGTAACAAAGAGTGGAAATGTGTATAATGACAATCAGTATAAATGGCGTCTGGAGGGTGGCAAGTCATCTTTCAAACTGGTCAGTGCAACAGGCAACTATCTGTATATTAACAATGGTTGGGCCTATACAACAAACACTGCAAACAATGCAACTACATTCAGTTTGAGGGAAAGTACGAACGCTGATTATTTCTTGTCCAGTTGGCAGATATATAATGGCAGTGGCGCTCTTAATAACTGGAGCGGGGGCAGCGATGCAAGAATAGGTGTGTGGAATTCTGATACCGATCCCGGCAACTGTGTGAAATTCACTGAAGTTTCGCAAATGGACTTCCCCGAATACCGAACAGAATCGAGTTCCACATATTCACCCGAACAACCGCTTTCGCTGTGGTACACCACACCGCCCAATCTTGCAGTAACAAGTGTGGATTTGTGGAAAGAATATGCCCTTCCGTTGGGAAATGGCCAGTTGGGTGCAACATTTTTCGGAAATGTGAAGAAAGAGCGCATCCAGTTCAATGAGAAGACGTTGTGGCAGGGTAGTAATACAAGTTATTCTGGCAGCAACGACTATGTGAACTTTGGCGACCTCTATATCGCTAATTTGGACAATAATGCTTTTGATGACTCATACTCAAAGAGCAGTACAGATTATTACAGGGTACTCGATCTGAAAGAAGCAACGGGTAAGGTACACTTTGCCAGTGCAACAACGGGGCAGACGTACGACCGGCAATATTTTGTAAGCAATCCTGACAATGTAATCGTGCTCAAACTGAGCAGTAGTGGTAGTCAGAATTACAGGTTGACTTTAGTTCCGGGTCAGAGTGTTACATCTACTTATAACGTGAGCAACGGCACTGCAACAATGGCATTCAGCGGTAATCTGAAGACCGTTAGTTATAGCGCTTATGCCAAAGTGGTGTCGGAAGGTGCTACGTTTACAAATGGCGGAACTTACATCGACATTTCTTCTCCCAACGATATTTACATCTTCTTGGCAGGAGGAACAAACTTCAGCAACGATCGCGCCAGTGAAAGTATATATACTTCAGGCTCTTTGACTCAAGTGACGACGGCTGTTCAGAATAGAGTGAATACCGCTTCGGCAAAGAGTTGGACGACACTCTACAACAGTCATGTGGCAGACTTCAAAAACTTTTTCGATCGTGTGAATTTCTCGATTGACGGGGCTGTGAACGATGAGCCGACAAACACGATGATTGACAATTACAACAGTTACAAGACAGGCAACTTGCCGCGTGCCACGATGCTCGAGCAGTTGTACTTTGCATACGGTCGCTATCTTGAGATTTCTTCGTCCAGGGGTGTCGATCTGCCCAACAATCTGCAAGGTATCTGGAACCACTCCAACACTCCGCCATGGGGCTCTGATATCCATGCCAATATCAATGTCCAGATGAACTATTGGCCTGCAGAACCTACGAACCTTTCCGAAATGCATCTCCCATTCCTGAATTACATCATCAAGATGGCAAATAGTCCTGAATGGAAGAGTAATATTACCGATCCACAGGTGGTCAAGAGCATATCCTATACACCCACACGCGGATGGACCTGTTTCACGGAGAATAACATTTTCGGCGGAGAAGGCGGTTTCGCACATTATTATTGCATCGCTAATGCTTGGTACGTTACCCACCTCTGGCAACATTATCGCTACACGATGGATACCAATTTCCTTGCAGAGGCTTTCCCTGCAATGCTTTCGGCAACACAGTTCTGGATTGATCGTCTGAAACTGGCTTCTGACGGCACATACGTATGTCCTCAGGAGTATTCACCGGAGCAGGGACCCTATGAAGACGGTGTGGCACATGCTCAGCAACTTGTGCGTGAACTCTTTGAGAATACACTTGCAGCGGATTCAATCCTTGGCACACAATCTACGATGAATTCGACAGACAGAGCCGCTTTGAAGGAACGTCTGAGTAAACTTGACCTCGGATTGCATACGGAGACTTACAGTGGCAATTGGGGTACAGGAAACCTCGCTGCCAATTCGACGATTTTGCGCGAATGGAAATATAGTGCTTATACTGCAGGTAGCAATGGGCATCGTCACCCGTCGCATTTGATGTGTCTATATCCCTTCAGTCAGGTGGAACCTGGTAGTCCGCTCTACGATGCAGCAGTCAATTCTCTACGTCTTCGTGGCGATGGTGCAACGGGATGGTCTATGGGCTGGAAGGTGAACCTTTGGGCGCGTGCACTCGATGGCGACCATGCACGCACTATTTTAGGCAACGCATTGTCTCACTGTAATGGCAGCACGAGCGGTGTGTTCTACAATCTGTTCGACGTACACTCTCCCAACTATTTCCAAATTGATGGTAACTTCGGTTCCTGTTCCGGTATCGGAGAAATGATTATGCAAGGGGCTACGGACACTATCCGCATTCTGCCGGCACTGCCCACGGCCTGGGCTTCCGGAAGCATGACGGGTATGAAGGCAGCAGGCAACTTTGAAGTCAATACAGCATGGCAGAACAATGCGCCGACTGAAGTTACAGTGAAGTCTGTTGTAGGCAGCCCGCTCAATCTCAAGTATGACAACATTGGCAACATGAAAATCTACGTTAACGATGTGAAGCAAGTGAAGGGCGTAGGTTTTACCACGATAGGCGACAATGTGATACACTTCAATTCCACTACACCCAACTCCACAATTAAGGTGGTGTTTGAAGAAGACACTGCCACTCTCATCGGCGATGCCGACATTAGCGGTAATGTTGATGTGGCTGACGTGGTAGCCTCCGTGAACTATATTCTCGGCAATGTTCCATCGGTTTTTTCAACCGATAATGCCAACACTGTTGCTGACACAGACATAGATGTTGCAGACCTCGTTATGATAGTGGAAATTATTCTTGGCAACTATGATCCCTATGCAAGTGATCTGCCTGCCGACTCTGGCAGTGAGACAGACGGCGGTGTCGATGACAATGGTGCCGGTGGCTGGGCACCTAAAATGAAGATTTAG
- a CDS encoding MATE family efflux transporter, whose protein sequence is MKDLRREILNIAIPSIVSNITVPLLGLVDVAIVGHLGAASYIGAIAIGGMIFNMVYWLLGFLRMGTSGMTAQAYGAGRFGEAEQTLRRSMTVAMGMALVLIVLQKPLLGAMLWFYDAQPQVDVLVEQYFNILIWGAPAALGVNSLNGWFIGMQNARYPMTVAIVQNVTNIIASLFFVFALGWKVEGVAAGTLVAQWTGLVLAVILVQRMPQINGRRAFRPIADIPMRFFSVNRDIFLRTLCLVAVTVSFTKAGASMGEVILAVNAVLMEFYLLVSYVMDGFANAAEAISGAVMGAGDRGRFRLLLRQVFTYSGLLAVVFTLVYALFGGVFVGLLTDDAEVTAVAATYLPYAVAVPVVGFAAFILDGIFVGTTSSGYMLFSAAIAAAFYFAVYFLFSPSFQNHALWMAFLVYIGARGVVQLVLLPSVRRKIAK, encoded by the coding sequence ATGAAAGACCTTCGCCGTGAAATTCTGAACATAGCCATTCCGAGCATCGTCTCGAACATCACGGTACCATTGCTCGGGCTCGTTGATGTGGCGATAGTGGGTCATCTTGGTGCTGCATCATACATCGGTGCCATAGCCATCGGTGGCATGATCTTCAATATGGTCTATTGGCTGCTGGGCTTTCTCCGTATGGGCACGAGCGGCATGACGGCACAGGCGTATGGTGCTGGTCGTTTTGGTGAGGCAGAACAGACGTTGCGCCGTTCGATGACTGTGGCGATGGGTATGGCGCTTGTGCTGATAGTGTTGCAGAAGCCGCTTCTCGGCGCCATGCTCTGGTTCTACGATGCCCAGCCGCAGGTGGATGTCCTTGTGGAACAATATTTCAACATCCTCATCTGGGGTGCTCCGGCAGCGCTTGGTGTGAACAGCCTGAACGGTTGGTTTATCGGTATGCAGAATGCGCGTTATCCCATGACGGTGGCTATCGTGCAGAATGTAACGAACATTATCGCGAGCCTCTTTTTCGTCTTTGCCTTGGGTTGGAAAGTGGAGGGCGTGGCAGCCGGCACACTTGTGGCACAATGGACGGGACTGGTTCTTGCTGTCATCTTGGTACAACGTATGCCACAAATCAACGGTCGCAGGGCTTTTCGCCCCATCGCGGACATTCCGATGCGCTTTTTTAGTGTAAACCGCGACATTTTTCTCCGCACGCTGTGTCTTGTGGCAGTAACCGTAAGTTTCACCAAGGCGGGTGCTTCGATGGGTGAGGTTATACTCGCCGTGAATGCTGTGCTGATGGAGTTCTATCTGCTGGTATCGTACGTGATGGACGGTTTTGCCAATGCGGCAGAAGCCATCAGTGGTGCCGTGATGGGTGCCGGTGATCGAGGCAGGTTCCGTCTGCTCCTTCGACAGGTATTTACATACAGTGGTTTGCTGGCAGTGGTATTTACCCTGGTCTATGCATTGTTTGGAGGCGTCTTCGTGGGTTTACTGACGGACGATGCCGAAGTGACGGCTGTAGCCGCGACCTACTTACCGTATGCCGTGGCAGTGCCTGTCGTAGGGTTTGCTGCTTTCATCCTTGACGGCATCTTCGTGGGTACAACCAGTTCGGGCTATATGCTCTTCTCGGCTGCCATTGCTGCCGCCTTTTACTTTGCGGTATATTTTCTTTTTTCGCCAAGTTTTCAGAACCATGCGCTTTGGATGGCATTCCTTGTTTACATTGGTGCACGCGGCGTTGTGCAACTGGTACTTCTGCCTTCAGTACGACGAAAAATTGCTAAGTAA
- a CDS encoding biotin--[acetyl-CoA-carboxylase] ligase: MKHIHLAETTSTMQAVRDADERLAAGGVVVVSADYQTSGRGQRGNSWESEHGQNLLFSMTFCPVGVQASRQFMVSEALSVSIVETVRSIAPSVSATVKWPNDIYIGDCKVAGILIEHDLQGGEIRRTIAGVGLNVNQMVFRSDAPNPVSLRQVFRQQFDCKVLLDAILGKFFGMMGLEGKRATATSASVHATYMQLLYRRKGLFPYRAGSETFMAEIADVSANGTLLLRTADGKVRQFGFKEVEFVIKPNDKL, encoded by the coding sequence TTGAAGCATATCCATCTCGCTGAGACTACTTCTACGATGCAAGCCGTTCGCGATGCTGATGAGCGTTTGGCGGCTGGCGGTGTTGTTGTGGTGAGCGCAGACTATCAAACATCTGGTCGCGGTCAGCGCGGCAACAGTTGGGAGTCGGAGCACGGTCAGAATTTGCTCTTCAGTATGACGTTTTGCCCCGTTGGTGTGCAAGCATCCCGGCAGTTTATGGTGAGCGAAGCCCTTTCCGTCTCCATTGTCGAAACTGTCCGTTCCATCGCTCCTTCTGTGTCAGCCACAGTGAAATGGCCCAACGATATTTACATTGGCGATTGCAAGGTGGCAGGCATACTGATTGAACACGATCTGCAGGGTGGCGAGATTCGTCGCACTATTGCCGGGGTGGGGTTAAACGTCAACCAAATGGTTTTTCGCTCTGATGCGCCCAACCCCGTGTCGTTGCGGCAGGTCTTTAGGCAGCAGTTCGATTGTAAAGTGCTGCTCGATGCTATTCTCGGCAAGTTTTTCGGTATGATGGGTTTGGAGGGCAAACGTGCCACAGCAACATCGGCAAGTGTTCATGCCACTTATATGCAACTGCTCTATCGCCGCAAAGGGCTGTTCCCATATCGTGCGGGGAGTGAGACTTTTATGGCAGAGATTGCCGATGTGTCGGCGAACGGCACCCTTTTGCTGCGCACTGCAGACGGAAAAGTGCGGCAGTTTGGTTTCAAGGAAGTGGAATTTGTCATCAAGCCTAACGACAAACTATGA
- a CDS encoding YraN family protein — MLTEEKRLGDLGEQLAAEYLVLADYRILERNWRSGHHEVDIIAEWFGEIVFVEVKTRSKGDYRTALEAVDRSKRKFLISSARHYLSMHKLDNPYRFDVITVVGESEPFSVRHFKSAFLAE, encoded by the coding sequence ATGCTGACGGAAGAGAAAAGACTGGGCGACCTCGGTGAACAACTTGCAGCCGAATATCTCGTGCTGGCGGATTATCGCATTCTGGAACGGAATTGGCGCTCGGGGCATCACGAGGTGGATATCATCGCCGAGTGGTTCGGCGAGATAGTTTTCGTTGAGGTGAAAACGCGCAGCAAGGGCGACTACCGCACGGCGCTCGAAGCCGTGGACCGCTCGAAGAGAAAGTTTCTTATCTCTTCTGCACGCCATTACTTGAGCATGCACAAACTCGACAATCCTTACCGCTTCGATGTCATCACCGTGGTGGGGGAGAGTGAGCCTTTTTCGGTCAGGCATTTCAAGTCGGCTTTCCTTGCTGAATAG
- a CDS encoding nucleoside deaminase, producing the protein MQEQEKLDELFMRKALEQAQMACDKGEVPVGAVVVCRERIIARAHNLTELLRDVTAHAEMQAVTAAADSLGGKYLDSCTLYVTLEPCTMCAGALGWAQLGRLVYGASDEKRGFRKYVPDALHPKTEVVAGVLEDECAVLIKDFFKKKR; encoded by the coding sequence ATGCAGGAACAGGAAAAACTTGATGAACTCTTCATGCGCAAGGCTCTGGAGCAGGCTCAGATGGCTTGCGACAAGGGCGAGGTGCCTGTGGGCGCTGTTGTTGTGTGTCGCGAGCGGATTATAGCCCGTGCGCATAACCTGACAGAACTCCTGCGTGACGTGACGGCACATGCCGAGATGCAGGCCGTGACGGCAGCAGCAGATTCGCTCGGTGGGAAATATCTCGACAGTTGTACACTCTACGTTACGCTTGAACCCTGTACGATGTGTGCCGGTGCCCTTGGATGGGCACAACTCGGACGCCTCGTGTATGGTGCATCCGATGAAAAGCGCGGTTTCCGGAAATATGTCCCCGATGCCCTGCATCCTAAGACGGAAGTCGTGGCAGGGGTACTGGAAGACGAATGTGCGGTTTTGATAAAAGATTTCTTCAAAAAGAAACGCTGA
- a CDS encoding ABC transporter permease, whose translation MSKIPIIIQREFLYRTKKKSFIILTILMPFLFAALLFVPLWLSSIKDDAQLQVVVIDRTNLYGDVFKSDQRFAFVYDKEVRPEYKQSNSSIEAVVEISDTLATHPDAVRISSCNEVSQELLTYVSMKLNERTRQDKLKMHNLPNLESIITDVQQGLDIKTVKWNDKGEESTSNTGIAIAAGFIFTFLIYLFVMSYGGMVMQSVMEEKTSRIVEIMVSSVKPFELMMGKIIGTALVGFAQLLIWGVMLAAIIFVSSSFFGSAPPEAVVAGAQGMAPATVSVSQMSESQQMMSAIVNLPYLEMGVLFVLYFIGGYLLYASFFAAVGASVTQQEDSSQFIMPVIMLMVFGIYAAMYSVENTDGPLAFWSSMFPLTSPIVMMVRVPFNVPVWQEVLSLVILYGTALLFVYVGARIYRVGILMYGKKPSIKEICKWIRYK comes from the coding sequence GTGTCGAAAATACCAATAATCATACAGCGTGAATTTCTTTACCGCACGAAGAAGAAATCGTTTATCATCCTGACCATCCTGATGCCGTTTCTGTTTGCGGCATTGTTATTCGTGCCACTCTGGCTGTCGAGCATCAAGGACGACGCTCAGTTGCAAGTGGTGGTAATTGACCGCACGAACCTCTATGGCGATGTGTTTAAGTCGGATCAGCGTTTTGCCTTTGTTTACGACAAAGAGGTGCGCCCCGAGTATAAACAGAGCAATTCGTCCATCGAGGCAGTCGTGGAAATTTCCGATACGCTTGCCACTCACCCTGATGCCGTGCGCATTTCGTCGTGCAACGAAGTGTCGCAGGAGTTGCTGACCTACGTGAGCATGAAACTCAACGAGCGGACGCGTCAGGATAAGTTAAAAATGCACAACCTGCCCAATCTGGAGTCGATAATCACGGATGTGCAGCAGGGTCTCGACATCAAGACGGTGAAATGGAACGACAAAGGCGAGGAAAGTACATCGAATACGGGTATTGCCATCGCTGCCGGCTTCATCTTCACATTCTTGATTTACCTTTTCGTGATGTCGTACGGTGGTATGGTGATGCAGAGTGTGATGGAGGAGAAGACGAGCAGGATTGTGGAAATCATGGTGTCGTCTGTCAAGCCTTTTGAACTGATGATGGGCAAGATTATCGGTACGGCGCTTGTGGGTTTTGCCCAACTCCTGATATGGGGTGTGATGCTGGCAGCCATCATCTTTGTTAGTTCCTCGTTTTTTGGCAGTGCGCCTCCCGAGGCTGTTGTAGCAGGTGCACAGGGCATGGCTCCCGCTACTGTAAGTGTGTCGCAGATGAGCGAATCGCAACAGATGATGAGTGCCATAGTCAACCTGCCTTATCTTGAGATGGGTGTGCTGTTCGTGCTCTATTTCATTGGCGGCTATCTGCTCTATGCTTCGTTCTTTGCTGCAGTGGGCGCCAGTGTGACCCAGCAGGAGGACAGTTCACAGTTCATTATGCCAGTAATCATGCTGATGGTGTTCGGTATTTATGCCGCGATGTATAGTGTGGAGAATACCGACGGTCCGTTGGCTTTCTGGAGTTCCATGTTCCCGCTGACCTCTCCTATCGTGATGATGGTTCGCGTACCTTTCAATGTGCCCGTATGGCAAGAGGTGCTTTCGCTTGTTATCCTTTATGGCACGGCATTACTCTTTGTCTATGTAGGTGCGCGCATCTATCGTGTCGGCATTCTGATGTACGGCAAGAAGCCTTCAATAAAGGAGATATGTAAGTGGATTCGCTATAAATAA
- a CDS encoding ABC transporter ATP-binding protein: MLTANNIHKSFANHRALDGVSIEVPKGCIFGLLGPNGAGKTTLIRIINRITLPDEGEVTFSGHPLCAEDVANIGYLPEERGLYKKMKVGEQAVYLARLKGLSSKEAVQRLQAWFEKFGIENWWNKKLEELSKGMQQKVQFITTVVHRPELLIFDEPFSGFDPVNADLLKREIMALRDEGHTVIFSTHNMASVEEICDEIALVNKGKIVLSGNVGEVKSRFRTGLYELQTTSATPLADTAAFTVEDRFNHGGLQVYRLRKVDGISNSDLVSLLAQQVEVRSFAEQLPSMNDIFIKTVDS; encoded by the coding sequence ATGCTGACAGCAAACAATATACACAAATCCTTTGCCAACCATCGTGCCCTCGATGGTGTGTCGATAGAAGTGCCGAAAGGTTGCATCTTCGGTCTGCTCGGTCCTAACGGAGCAGGTAAGACCACCCTTATTCGTATCATCAACCGCATCACGCTTCCTGACGAAGGCGAAGTAACGTTTTCGGGTCATCCACTCTGTGCAGAGGACGTGGCAAATATTGGCTACTTGCCTGAGGAGCGCGGGCTGTATAAGAAGATGAAAGTGGGCGAGCAGGCTGTCTATCTTGCTCGCCTGAAGGGGCTGTCTTCAAAAGAAGCCGTGCAGCGTCTGCAGGCATGGTTCGAGAAATTTGGCATAGAGAACTGGTGGAACAAGAAACTTGAGGAACTCTCGAAGGGCATGCAGCAGAAAGTGCAGTTCATCACCACTGTGGTGCATCGCCCCGAACTCTTGATCTTCGACGAGCCGTTCAGTGGCTTCGATCCCGTTAATGCCGACTTGCTGAAGCGCGAGATTATGGCACTGCGCGATGAGGGGCATACCGTAATCTTCTCTACACACAACATGGCTTCGGTGGAGGAAATCTGTGATGAAATAGCCCTTGTCAATAAAGGCAAGATAGTGCTCTCGGGCAATGTCGGAGAGGTAAAGAGCCGCTTCAGGACAGGGCTTTACGAACTTCAGACCACCTCTGCTACTCCGCTTGCCGACACGGCTGCGTTTACCGTTGAGGACCGCTTCAACCACGGCGGACTGCAAGTTTATCGCCTCAGAAAAGTCGATGGTATCAGCAATTCCGATTTGGTCAGCCTTCTGGCTCAGCAGGTTGAAGTCCGCTCATTTGCAGAACAACTGCCTTCGATGAACGATATCTTTATCAAGACCGTTGATAGTTGA
- a CDS encoding UDP-2,3-diacylglucosamine diphosphatase, protein MKPVYFLSDAHFGCRAIHHQRTQERRMVTFLDAIKTKAAAVYLMGDIFDFWYEYKTVVPRGYTRLLGKISELTDMGVEVHFFVGNHDLWMTDYLEKECGVVIHHEPVTMEIYGKEFYLAHGDGLGTRSRSFKFLRYIFHNRVCQVLFSCLHPRWALELGLTWAEYSQKKHQRQLPPRFMGEDKEELLVYSRKYLESHNNINYFVYGHRHIELDYPLNEDSRIFIVGDWINLYTYLKFDGEEISLHRYVEGETKP, encoded by the coding sequence ATGAAACCCGTCTATTTCCTCTCCGATGCTCATTTTGGCTGCCGTGCCATTCATCATCAGCGCACACAGGAACGCCGCATGGTTACCTTCCTCGATGCCATCAAGACGAAGGCGGCGGCGGTGTATCTCATGGGCGACATCTTCGACTTTTGGTACGAATACAAGACAGTCGTGCCTCGCGGATATACCCGTCTGCTCGGCAAGATCAGCGAACTGACGGACATGGGTGTAGAAGTGCATTTCTTTGTAGGCAACCACGATTTGTGGATGACGGATTATCTGGAGAAGGAGTGCGGTGTAGTGATACATCACGAGCCCGTAACGATGGAGATTTATGGCAAGGAGTTCTATCTGGCTCATGGCGACGGACTCGGCACACGCAGCCGCAGTTTTAAGTTCTTGCGCTACATTTTCCATAATCGTGTATGCCAGGTCCTCTTTTCGTGTCTGCATCCCCGTTGGGCACTGGAACTGGGTCTGACGTGGGCAGAATACAGCCAGAAGAAGCATCAGCGTCAATTGCCGCCCCGCTTTATGGGCGAAGACAAAGAAGAACTTCTGGTCTATTCGCGAAAATATCTGGAGTCACATAATAACATCAACTATTTCGTGTATGGCCATCGCCACATCGAACTGGACTATCCGCTAAATGAGGATTCACGCATATTCATTGTAGGAGATTGGATAAATCTCTATACCTATCTTAAGTTTGATGGCGAAGAAATATCGCTCCACCGCTATGTGGAGGGTGAGACAAAGCCATAA
- a CDS encoding metal-sulfur cluster assembly factor: MTTEEKQALEDRIVDVLQTVYDPEIPVDVYNLGLIYRIELDDDAKLEVDMTMTAPNCPQADYIMEDVRLRLAGIEGINKVKVNLVFEPEWDKDMMSEEARLVLGML, translated from the coding sequence ATGACCACAGAAGAAAAGCAAGCACTGGAAGACCGCATCGTGGATGTGCTCCAGACCGTATATGACCCCGAGATACCTGTTGACGTGTACAACCTCGGACTAATATATCGCATAGAACTCGACGACGATGCCAAGTTGGAAGTGGACATGACGATGACTGCACCGAACTGTCCCCAAGCCGATTATATCATGGAAGACGTGCGGCTTCGCCTGGCAGGGATTGAAGGTATAAACAAAGTCAAGGTAAACCTCGTTTTTGAGCCCGAGTGGGACAAGGATATGATGTCGGAAGAGGCCAGACTGGTACTTGGCATGTTGTAG
- the radC gene encoding RadC family protein: MAAINEWSEDDRPREKMMNHGAQTLSDAELLAILIGSGTTKESAVDLMKRVLRDNNNSLRNIGRLSLEELCEYKGVGLAKAVRIKAACEIGLRREKENAQQSAEMNSPQAIYNHLRPKIADLSVEHFYLVLLDAHMRIIRSKLISVGGTKKVMIDFSVLFREALLGKASSIVVAHNHPNGSEKPSREDDELTRRICETAKTLGINFIDHIVMTNEHYYSYAQNGRIINPKD; encoded by the coding sequence ATGGCAGCCATCAACGAATGGTCCGAGGACGATCGCCCGCGTGAAAAGATGATGAACCATGGTGCCCAGACGCTCTCTGATGCAGAGTTGCTCGCCATCCTTATAGGTTCCGGAACGACGAAGGAAAGTGCCGTTGACCTGATGAAGCGTGTGCTCCGCGACAACAACAACAGTCTGCGCAACATTGGCCGCCTCTCACTTGAGGAACTGTGCGAATACAAGGGTGTCGGACTCGCTAAGGCAGTTCGCATAAAGGCTGCATGCGAAATAGGATTGAGACGCGAAAAGGAAAATGCACAGCAGAGTGCCGAGATGAACTCACCTCAAGCCATCTATAACCACCTGCGGCCGAAGATAGCCGACCTCAGTGTAGAACACTTCTACTTGGTACTACTTGATGCTCACATGCGTATTATTCGCTCAAAACTCATCAGTGTGGGAGGAACGAAGAAGGTGATGATCGATTTCAGTGTGCTCTTTCGAGAGGCATTGCTCGGTAAGGCTTCCTCCATCGTAGTGGCACATAACCACCCGAATGGGTCGGAAAAGCCGAGCAGAGAAGACGATGAACTCACGAGGCGTATCTGTGAGACAGCCAAGACACTCGGCATCAACTTTATTGACCATATCGTCATGACCAACGAGCACTACTACAGTTACGCTCAAAACGGACGCATAATCAACCCAAAAGACTAA